In one window of Ovis aries strain OAR_USU_Benz2616 breed Rambouillet chromosome 3, ARS-UI_Ramb_v3.0, whole genome shotgun sequence DNA:
- the DPM2 gene encoding dolichol phosphate-mannose biosynthesis regulatory protein: MAKGTDQVVGLGLVALSLIIFTYYTAWVILLPFIDSQHVIHKYFLPRAYAIAIPLAAGLLLLLFVGIFITYVMLRNQKDTKKAQ, encoded by the exons ATG GCCAAGGGAACAGACCAGGTGGTGGGACTCGGCCTCGTCGCCCTTAGCCTGATCATCTTCACTTATTACACCGCCTGGGTAATTCTCTTG CCATTCATCGACAGTCAGCATGTCATCCACAAGTATTTCCTGCCCCGAGCCTATGCCATTGCTATCCCACTGGctgctggcctcctgctgctcctgtTTGTGG GTATATTCATCACCTACGTGATGCTGAGGAACCAGAAGGATACCAAAAAGGCTCAGTGA